One genomic segment of Tubulanus polymorphus chromosome 4, tnTubPoly1.2, whole genome shotgun sequence includes these proteins:
- the LOC141903123 gene encoding neurotrypsin-like, with amino-acid sequence MHISILKLVVLAIVLMHSEARPKYKVDSEDVGKSAGTRERSKRAIWGWGDYSEEEEELEEVPTTPAPTIPDFHEDEITDDEEVIIEEEFIENKPIWLPKSGQLVRLRGNGSAAGHAGRVEVYLQESWGIVCDDYWDMKDANVTCRQLGFKLGASKAITTAGYGRGKWNYNDVLMDDTFCFGDEKSLHDCAYDENHDCSSFESSGVECRLAPGCPVDWINNHGICYKVFTDKKSFRNARATCKSFDARLVNIESQLENDFISDLLYNTQLDATSNGVYTAGQRKGNDATKWTWADDIHDVTFSNWIPPKDGGSTTTNKEPLISSGDSTRKCIILKNRFPVGADIADVQYYFWTTGSCTHQLPFVCEKNAVTTSLKECYNGNGVDYAGKAFRTQLGSLCLKWTGSSLANPTLFPDAGLGDHNYCRNPDSDKKPWCWTNHDLGQYGYCDLQKCGDVTTPAPVPTTQSPGGICQDNMYHCYKTQTKTCIPSWWACDGEEDCPDGEDELQCENKLSEFTKHVDSRLVVDEYATQKYLYVTTENCASICLNSEWVCRSFTFNAVEESCLFSESNSKTLGAYIEPSTGNDYYEVTALIGSCDATSNFACKNGRCISKTDKCNGKDDCGDLSDEEGCGTDSPFRIRLADGGSASEGRVEVQYNGQWGLVCDDRWGSDDADVVCKQLGYDQGADRAVGKSHFGNGQLTFFMDDVKCDGTEKSLADCEFSGWKNHDCQSWESAGVVCLTKHRGCKNDEFQCKNKNCVPVSFVCDGDNDCLDNSDEKSCDSFDVALVNGTNSREGRVEITRNGVKGSVCDDLFDNKAASVVCKMLGFGTNGVAYTGKFGKGKSIIWLDDVECTGTEKTIGECSHKNWGINDCGHAEDVSVVCLTDNEVATTIPKPTTVAPPTTSTVATCGKRLIDQAQPRIVGGFPAVYGAYPWQVGVRKYSGRFCGGTILNDYWILSAAHCYHDSDKEIYKMRVGDHDNESPDAAEEEFDVDRIISHPEYDPLDESVDYDYALIKIKPKDGRGIRFGDQVQAACLPAANIDLGSMTGQKCLISGWGSTGGARSSTLLAAVVPIIKYDECSKMYKNALTDRMLCAGFEEGGIDSCSGDSGGPLVCQVGGSYTLVGVTSWGHGCAKPGAPGVYASVKAILPWIDREMRK; translated from the exons ATGCATATAAGTATCTTGAAGCTAGTGGTCCTGGCCATTGTGCTAATGCACAGTGAAGCAAGACCAAAATACAAG GTCGATAGCGAAGATGTGGGAAAGAGCGCAGGAACACGTGAGAGAAGTAAACGTGCTATATGGGGTTGGGGTGATTATAGCGAAGAAGAGGAAGAGTTAGAGGAAGTCCCAACAACACCAGCCCCGACAATACCAGATTTTCATGAAGATGAAATAACCGATGACGAAGAGGTAATAATCGAAGAGGAATTTATCGAAAACAAACCGATATGGCTGCCGAAAAGCGGTCAACTAGTTCG ATTACGAGGTAACGGTAGCGCTGCTGGTCACGCTGGAAGAGTTGAGGTATATTTACAAGAATCTTGGGGAATAGTATGCGACGACTACTGGGATATGAAAGATGCTAATGTCACTTGTCGACAGCTCGGATTCAAATT AGGTGCTTCTAAAGCGATAACCACAGCCGGGTATGGACGAGGTAAATGGAATTACAATGACGTACTGATGGACGATACTTTCTGTTTCGGGGATGAGAAGTCGCTACACGATTGCGCTTACGATGAAAACCACGATTGTTCGTCGTTTGAGTCGTCAGGAGTTGAGTGTCGGTTAGCTCCAg GTTGTCCTGTGGACTGGATCAATAACCATGGTATTTGTTACAAAGTCTTCACCGATAAGAAATCATTTCGAAATGCTCGCGCTACTTGCAAAAGTTTCGATGCCCGGTTAGTGAATATTGAGTCACAGCTGGAGAACGACTTTATCTCCGACCTTCTTTACAATACACAATTAG ATGCAACGTCAAATGGCGTTTACACGGCTGGACAAAGAAAAGGTAACGATGCAACGAAATGGACATGGGCCGACGACATACATGACGTAACATTTAGCAACTGGATACCTCCGAAAGATGGTG GATCAACCACGACGAATAAAGAGCCGCTGATAAGCAGCGGAGACAGTACtagaaaatgtataattttgaaaaatagattCCCAGTAGGAGCTGACATTGCCGACGTTCAGTACTACTTCTGGACTACGGGATCGTGTACGCATCAGTTACCATTCGTCTGTGAAAAAAATGCTGTTACAACATCTCTAAAGG AATGTTACAATGGTAACGGTGTCGACTATGCGGGTAAAGCGTTCAGGACACAATTGGGTTCTTTGTGTTTGAAATGGACCGGATCATCACTTGCCAATCCAACTTTATTCCCCGATGCT GGTCTTGGTGATCATAACTACTGTCGTAATCCGGACAGCGATAAAAAACCTTGGTGTTGGACCAACCACGATTTGGGACAATACGGATATTGCGACCTACAGAAATGTGGAGATGTAACCACACCAGCTCCAGTACCAACTACCCAAA GTCCCGGAGGAATTTGCCAAGACAATATGTATCATTGTTACAAAACTCAAACCAA GACGTGTATTCCATCTTGGTGGGCTTGTGACGGAGAGGAAGATTGTCCCGATGGTGAAGATGAACTTCAATGCG AAAATAAGTTGTCGGAATTCACGAAGCATGTGGATTCTAGACTAGTCGTTGATGAGTATGCGACGCAGAAATATCTATATGTTACCACTGAAAAT TGCGCATCAATTTGTCTGAATTCTGAATGGGTGTGTAGGTCATTTACCTTTAATGCGGTCGAAGAAAGTTGTCTATTTAGCGAATCGAATTCGAAAACGTTAGGAGCATACATTGAACCCAGTACTGGAAACGATTACTACGAAGTCACAGCATTAATCG GGTCGTGCGACGCAACGAGTAATTTTGCGTGCAAAAATGGACGATGTATCAGTAAAACAGACAAGTGTAACGGAAAGGATGATTGTGGAGATCTTTCTGACGAGGAAGGCTGCG GTACCGACTCACCATTTAGAATACGATTAGCAGATGGCGGAAGTGCATCTGAAGGACGAGTAGAGGTTCAATACAACGGTCAATGGGGTCTCGTGTGCGACGATCGTTGGGGTTCGGACGATGCCGATGTCGTCTGCAAACAGCTAGGCTATGATCA AGGTGCGGATCGGGCTGTAGGAAAAAGTCACTTTGGGAACGGTCAGCTGACATTCTTTATGGATGACGTGAAATGTGATGGCACCGAAAAATCGTTGGCAGACTGTGAATTTTCAGGTTGGAAAAATCACGATTGTCAGTCGTGGGAATCGGCCGGAGTAGTTTGCCTAACAAAACATAGAG GCTGCAAAAATGACGAATTCCAGTGTAAAAATAAGAACTGCGTGCCTGTTTCTTTTGTGTGTGATGGCGATAATGATTGCTTGGACAATTCAGACGAAAAAAGCTGTG ACAGTTTTGATGTGGCTCTCGTAAACGGTACAAATAGTCGCGAAGGTCGTGTTGAGATCACAAGGAATGGCGTTAAAGGATCTGTATGTGATGATTTATTTGACAATAAAGCGGCCAGTGTGGTCTGTAAGATGCTCGGTTTTGG AACTAACGGCGTCGCATATACTGGTAAGTTCGGCAAAGGTAAATCAATTATTTGGCTCGATGATGTCGAATGCACTGGCACGGAGAAAACGATAGGCGAATGTTCACACAAAAATTGGGGAATCAACGACTGTGGACATGCTGAGGATGTTTCGGTTGTCTGTCTCACTGATAATGAAGTTGCCACTACGATACCCAAACCAACGACTGTTGCACCACCAACTACAT CAACTGTTGCTACTTGCGGTAAAAGATTGATAGATCAGGCCCAGCCCAGGATTGTCGGTGGTTTTCCTGCAGTGTACGGGGCTTACCCGTGGCAAGTCGGTGTTAGAAAATACAGCGGCCGGTTTTGCGGTGGTACCATTCTCAACGATTATTGGATTCTATCTGCTGCCCATTGCTATCA TGACAGCGACAAGGAAATCTATAAAATGAGAGTCGGCGATCATGATAACGAGAGTCCTGACGCGGCAGAAGAAGAATTCGACGTTGATAGAATCATTTCCCACCCCGAATACGATC CATTAGATGAGTCCGTGGATTACGACTACGCTTTGATTAAGATTAAGCCGAAGGATGGACGCGGTATTAGGTTCGGTGATCAAGTACAAGCGGCATGTTTACCGGCCGCGAACATCGACCTCGGCTCAATGACCGGGCAGAAATGTCTGATCTCCGGATGGGGAAGCACTGGAGGCG CTCGTTCGTCGACCCTTTTGGCGGCGGTTGTGCCTATAATCAAATATGATGAATGTTCGAAGATGTACAAAAACGCTTTAACAGATAGGATGTTGTGCGCCGGTTTCGAGGAAGGTGGAATAGATTCTTGTTCGGGTGATAGTGGTGGACCATTAGTTTGCCAAGTCGGTG gTTCATACACATTGGTTGGCGTAACATCGTGGGGCCACGGCTGCGCGAAACCCGGTGCTCCGGGAGTGTACGCGAGTGTGAAGGCAATTCTACCGTGGATTGACCGAGAAATGCGCAAATAA
- the LOC141903964 gene encoding retinoid-inducible serine carboxypeptidase-like gives MSKDNPAFVPDISTDSSDIKLSVTPTPETKPQKTDNSCCSPRCRTVFLVFLSFIAVSYAIAITIVLIHEVYFSDEGEHGIQQKQFTAYEVLANTARGYIDVRKGAHMFWWLWYAIPKHTYKEKPLILWIQGGPGESGVGIGGFMEIGPYDTDLKYKKGNWAVHANLLIVDSPVGVGYSYVDNESLNTKNTDEIIADLMSFLKIFFNKHPEFKTIPFHIFGESYGGRIAPLLAKQLHNEIIGGKMECLLKGIVLGGPAVDMMIGPVATWAQYLYTMSIIEESKKDEYEREYQKLMVTYQTKNYTAISEEFQKLSQIPYGTGIDMYNVLTWNTIEELFGPVTKLMNGEMKKAVEIVPENLVWTDMNTTVMANEFDNVFIPVVDTVDFLLTNTSYRVTIYNGQLDVVVNTIGTEKWLKKLTWSGMETYYNQTRTTLRIKPKSKPIGFKKTYDKFTFYWILKSGHQVPHDAPLAGEYMLIDILKNT, from the exons ATG tctAAAGATAATCCAGCGTTTGTACCGGATATATCGACGGATTCGTCTGATATAAAATTGTCCGTAACTCCGACACCTGAGACTAAACCGCAGAAAACAGATAATAGTTGTTGTTCACCACGATGTCGAACTGTCTTCCTCGTATTTTTGAGTTTCATCGCTGTTTCCTACGCCATTGCGATCACGATAGTTCTTATTCACGAAG tttatttctCTGATGAAGGAGAACACGGAATACAACAG AAACAGTTCACCGCTTATGAAGTTCTTGCCAATACGGCACGGGGATACATCGATGTGAGGAAGGGAGCTCATATGTTCTGGTGGCTTTGGTATGCTATTCCGAAACATACTTACAAAGAAAAACCACTAATCTTATGGATACAG GGTGGTCCAGGAGAGTCCGGTGTCGGTATTGGTGGATTTATGGAAATCGGTCCGTATGATACAGATCTCAAATATAAAAAAGGAAACTGG GCGGTTCATGCTAATCTGTTGATAGTTGATAGTCCGGTAGGAGTTGGTTACAGTTACGTAGACAACGAGTCTCTGAATACTAAAAATACTGATGAAATTATAGCTGATTTAATGTCTTtcctaaagatttttttcaacaaaCATCCAGAATTTAAG ACGATACCGTTTCATATATTCGGCGAGTCGTATGGCGGGCGAATAGCGCCTTTACTTGCTAAACAATTACACAAC GAAATAATTGGTGGCAAAATGGAATGTTTACTGAAAGGCATAGTTTTAGGTGGACCCGCGGTAGATATGATGATAGGACCGGTTGCAACGTGGGCCCAATACTTATATACAATG TCGATCATAGAAGAATCGAAAAAAGACGAATACGAACGAGAATATCAGAAATTAATGGTAACATACCAGACAAAGAATTATACTGCGATAAGCGAGGAATTCCAAAAGCTTTCTCAGATACCGTACGGTACTGGCATAGACATGTATAACGTGCTCACTTGGAACACAATCGAAG AGCTGTTTGGTCCCGTAACTAAACTAATGAACGGAGAGATGAAGAAAGCTGTTGAAATTGTTCCCGAAAACCTAGTTTGGACTG ATATGAATACAACCGTTATGGCGAACGagtttgataatgtttttatacccgTTGTTGACACAG TCGATTTCCTACTGACAAATACCAGTTATCGAGTAACTATTTACAATGGACAATTGGATGTTGTCGTTAATACGATAG GGACAGAAAAATGGTTAAAGAAACTGACATGGTCCGGCATGGAGACCTATTATAACCAAACTCGTACAACTCTAAGAATTAAACcgaaatcaaaaccaataggATTCAAGAAAACCTACGATAAATTTACATTCTACTGGATACTTAAATCTGGTCATCAG GTTCCACACGATGCTCCTCTGGCAGGCGAATACATGCTCATAGATATACTGAAAAATACCTAA
- the LOC141904510 gene encoding retinoid-inducible serine carboxypeptidase-like: protein MDKLAAHANLLIVDSPVGVGYSYVDNESLNTKNTEEIIADLMSFLKQFFNKHPEFKTIPFHIFGESYGGRIAPLLAKQLHNEITGGNMECLLKGIVLGGPAVDVMTGPVATWAQYLYTMSIIEESKKDEYEREYQKLMVTYQTKNYTAISEEFQKLSQIPYGTGIDMYNVLTWNTFEELTGPVTKLMNGEMKKAVEIVPKNLVWTYMNTTVMANEFDNVFVPVVDTVDFLLTNTSYRVTIYNGQLDVVVNTIGTEKWLKKLTWSGMETYYNQTRTTLRLKPKSKPIGFKKTYDKFTFYWILKSGHQVPHDAPLAGEYMLIDILKNT from the exons ATGGATAAACTG GCGGCTCATGCTAATCTGTTGATAGTTGATAGTCCGGTGGGAGTTGGTTACAGTTACGTAGACAACGAGTCTCTGAATACTAAAAATACTGAAGAAATTATAGCAGATTTAATGTCTTTCCTAAAACAATTTTTTAACAAACATCCAGAATTTAAG ACGATACCGTTTCATATATTCGGCGAGTCGTATGGCGGGCGAATAGCGCCTTTACTCGCTAAACAATTACACAAC GAAATAACTGGTGGCAATATGGAATGTTTACTGAAAGGCATAGTTTTAGGCGGACCCGCGGTTGATGTAATGACTGGACCGGTTGCAACGTGGGCCCAATACTTATATACAATG tcgATCATAGAAGAATCGAAAAAAGACGAATACGAACGAGAATATCAGAAATTAATGGTAACATACCAGACAAAGAATTATACTGCGATAAGCGAGGAATTCCAAAAGCTTTCTCAGATACCGTACGGTACTGGCATAGACATGTATAACGTGCTCACTTGGAACACTTTCGAAG AGCTAACTGGTCCCGTCACCAAACTAATGAACGGAGAGATGAAGAAAGCTGTTGAAATTGTTCCCAAAAACCTAGTTTGGACTT ATATGAATACAACCGTTATGGCGAACGagtttgataatgtttttgtACCCGTTGTTGACACAG TCGATTTCCTACTGACAAATACCAGTTATCGAGTAACTATTTACAATGGACAATTGGATGTTGTCGTTAATACGATAG GGACAGAAAAATGGTTAAAGAAACTGACATGGTCCGGCATGGAGACCTATTATAACCAAACTCGTACAACTCTAAGACTTAAACcgaaatcaaaaccaataggATTCAAGAAAACCTACGATAAATTTACATTCTACTGGATACTTAAATCTGGTCAtcag GTTCCACACGATGCTCCTCTGGCAGGCGAATACATGCTCATAGATATACTGAAAAATACCTaa